The following proteins are co-located in the Candidatus Abyssobacteria bacterium SURF_5 genome:
- a CDS encoding phosphorylase produces MPRFAVIGGSQAFRFLDQKSGRKTIGPLQTPFGKSQPVHLIRSNDSDYLFLSRHGETGYSVAASFVNYRANIYALKDLGVRQIIAWSGPGAITVEFAIGQFIVIDDIIDETRRRPATFYEHGGLGFIRQNPVFCPHLRGLLEQILADLGLKYDAGGTYVCTEGPRLETPAEIRKFAAYGAHLVGMTLAPEVFLARELEICYAALCYVTNYAEGIRKKPFRPGILFEGLTSEAEFEAIEASVKAFPAIAGMMAKATRNSEPTCSCASLMQRYRDRGVIGENWREWIRT; encoded by the coding sequence ATGCCGCGGTTCGCTGTTATCGGCGGCAGCCAAGCCTTTAGATTTCTCGACCAAAAGTCCGGTCGAAAAACGATCGGCCCGCTTCAGACACCCTTCGGAAAAAGTCAACCCGTTCACCTGATTCGTTCCAATGACTCTGATTATCTTTTTCTTTCACGCCATGGCGAAACCGGATACTCGGTTGCGGCTTCATTCGTGAATTACCGGGCGAACATATACGCGCTCAAAGACCTTGGGGTGAGACAGATCATTGCGTGGTCCGGACCTGGCGCGATAACAGTCGAATTCGCCATTGGACAATTCATCGTTATCGACGACATCATCGATGAGACCCGCCGCAGGCCGGCCACGTTTTATGAACACGGAGGACTGGGTTTCATACGCCAGAACCCGGTTTTCTGTCCCCACCTTCGCGGGTTGCTCGAACAAATCCTCGCAGATCTCGGCTTGAAATACGACGCGGGCGGCACCTATGTCTGCACGGAAGGACCCCGACTGGAAACGCCGGCGGAGATAAGAAAGTTTGCGGCATACGGCGCTCATCTTGTCGGGATGACTTTGGCGCCTGAAGTCTTCCTTGCGCGCGAATTGGAAATCTGTTATGCGGCTCTCTGCTATGTCACCAACTACGCAGAAGGCATTAGGAAAAAACCGTTTCGTCCGGGAATCCTTTTTGAAGGGTTAACAAGCGAAGCCGAATTTGAAGCCATTGAGGCAAGTGTCAAGGCGTTTCCGGCAATAGCGGGAATGATGGCGAAAGCGACTCGAAATTCGGAACCGACCTGCTCCTGTGCAAGCTTGATGCAGCGGTATCGAGACCGGGGAGTCATCG